CCAGCTATGTGCATTCTCTAACCAAATCGCTGCTTCTACATTAAGAGACAAAATGCCATACTAATGGCATTcaaattctctgtatttcttcatATACTGTTGGTCTTTTCTTCTTAACATAAGGATGGAAAGCAGGGCACTCCACTGGAAGTACACAAAACGGTAGCAACTAACTTAAAGCTTGCTCCTGACATTAAAGTCTCATGGCAGCCTACTAGAGAAAGAAAATCCACTATCTCGGGGACTTTGACTGATGTAGGCTTACTTACACAAAACAGAGTTAAGGGAAGAAAGGCTGGCATTCAAGTTCATGGCTTTCAACAGCAAAACCCCACTCTTTTCTTTGCCATGCCAAGGGTACCTCATTCTAACTGAGTATTAGCAATTGCTTACCGGAGAGCACCTGCAGCTGTCTCGCGAACAGCTAAACTGTGATCCATCAATAATGGTCCTAAGCACCGGACAACATCTCTCTGCAGAAAGGCTGGAATTACGTGCTTCTGCTGCAACAGTTTGGAAATACTGGCACAGGCATACTCCCGCACTTCAGCGCTTGGATGCTGCAGCTGGGGAGACACAAACAGGGCAGACTAGGAGCAAGGGAAAAGGTAGCTTAAGTTTTTATTGGGTGAAGAGACTgatctgctttttgctttgcagGCCTGAGGCACTGTAGCTCCTGTCTTACTGCTCCTGAATGAAATCAAGAGCTTTTAACTTCCATGGAAGTTTATCAATCTTTGCCTGGGTTATGTGTGTTAACTATACAACTAGATAAATACTATTCTGGGTGTCTTAACAAGAGAGCCATAGTTCAGACACAGATTTGTCACTAGCTGGCACCAGTGAGACCTCATATCTACCTTTgattatgtttaaaaaacaaatggaCAAAAGTGGGTAAAAACACCATCAAGGAAGTATAACAGACATAACATATGCCACCATAAAAAGAccctaaataataaaaaaaatatgaaaaaacatgATAGCCTTTAGACTAAAAACATCTGCTTAAAGACAATGAGCAAGCCTTCTCTACATCCAGAAGACAATACTGACTTGTGCTGTAACAGAGATTTAGGTGACATGTAAGAACTGCAAAccacagaaataataaaacagCAGAAATGCCTATCCTGAAAGGTCACCGAATTTGTTGAAAACCTAACAAAAAAGATAAACATCTGCTGAAGAGCAGAGTGGAAGGGAGCCGAACATCAGCTCCTGCCTTACTGAAACTGATAGAAGTCTCTCAGTTCTGCCTTACCtgcacatttatatttttttccttttttttttttttttaagactaaatAGATTAGTCCAGAAGAATGACCAAGCAGTGATTTGTTCAATGAGTTCAGTTAAGTGCAGTGAACACTGGGAATTTACCTActtaaggaaaacagatttttacttcTGATTCTAAAGTCACATGGGCAGGAAGAGGTTTAAACTAGTTTTCATCTGTAATACTTAAATCAGACCCAGGAATGTGGCCAACAAGTGGCCAAGCCcagtttttttcagcattttctatcAGTTGTTTCTGACGTGTGGATCTTGGACTGACCGCTCTGGGTACCTGTAGGAAAACTCTCCAGCCGGGGGCACTGAGCCCTGGCACCGCCAGAACGCCTTCAAAGCCTCTCCTGGGACGAGGGGCACAGAGCAgcctcccgccccggcccggcccctccgaACCGTTCCGGAAGGCTCAACGAGAGGCCGGGCGGGGTGCcgcgcccctcgccccgccgccgcccctccctgcccagccgcTTGCGAGCGCAGCCGTGACGCCGGGGAAGCGACGCGGCTGCAggagggacgggacggggcggcgggggaTGCCCCGCACGGCTCCTTCCCGCAACcgcgggcggggagggagggagccgtGCTGGGGGAAGGAGCCCGCTGGGAAGGGCCGAGACGTCGCCCCACGCCCACCCGCAGCGGCGGACACagcacccccccgccgccgcccgcagccctgCGGGaccgggccgcgccggggctgccccgctcccgATCGGGGGTTGCGCCGAGcccgccctcgccccgccggcggccgcccccggTTCCCGCCCGCAccttctccagcagctctgcGGCCGGCTCCTCCTCGGGGCCGGCCTCTCCGCCGCGGCGCtgctcggggccggcgggggaGAAGGGGGCCCTGCGGAACCGCCGCGCCCGGCTCTTCCCCATGGCtccgcggccgccgcgccgctcGGCGCCGGCGCACCCACGTGTGCgcccccgcgcaggcgcagccccggccccgcgccgctccgcgccggcggACGCCTCCCCCCGTtccagccaggggcccccagccccgcaccaGCGGCGTCCTCACGCCTCTTCCAGGACACGGCCTCTACTCGGGATGATTCCCCAGGTCTAAAACTCACAGGAGGCAAACGGCGAATGAAACGATTTCCTCCACCAGCACCGGGAGGGCGGGACGGACCTGTGGGACGGAAAACCGGAAGGACTTTCTCCCTGGGGTCAGTATCTGAGAGCGTAAGAACCGCATCAAATACAGGAAATGTTGGTCCGGTTCCAGTTACAGACCTCAGCTGTAAACTCCTGAAGTTCTTCTGTGTTCATCCGAGATCTGCATTTGCACAGTACAAAAGAAGGTAACACGTGTTTATACAAAGAATTTATTATATACACATTTACCTACAAAATACACAGCAGTTAAAAATAATGGATGGGCAGAAGACTTACTGGAAAAACTACAGGAGACAGTTCTTACTGTCTCAACTAACAACGTTACATCAATAGGCTGCCTTTAAAAGCCAGCCTACCCTGTAGTAGAAGTTACTGAAGTTGCAACAGCTTTGCAGTTGTAGTCAATTAAAAGAGTTTGAAACAATTAAAAAGGCACCTTGAACAACTTACTCTTaaaattctttacatttttagctATTCAGAAGTTACGCTTTATGCATATAACAACCACACCTTGTTTTTAACACTCTGAATAACAAATGTTGTTATTTTATTGTGGCACTCGAGTTTCTTCACCAAATCTGAAGGTATGCATTTGCAATACTATTCATATTCAGACTATCACAGCATAAAAATCCACTCAGAATGGGCATGTGGACTTAAGATACAGTACAGCCTTACAACCGGGAAGATACAAGAGTATctaagacaatttttaaaatgttacgaGTCTTAAAATAACAGTGCTGTGAACCTGATCAAACAAGGAACTATGTATGACCACAATGAAAGTGGCTGGTGCACTATATATACAATGTGACAAATGTGATCCTTGATGTATTTGCAAAGTTCTTAAACGGTAAGACACCGGTTTTCTCCAGCACAGACAGAGTCTTTCCTCAAGCCTCTGAACCAGTTCCAGAAGAGTGACCAGGAGACAAGGACAGCTGTAATGAGTAAGTGTGCTAATAAAACATCACGGGAATGGTAAGTGTTCCTTTCAGTACTGTTCatgagaacaacaaaaaaaaatccatacagcAAATATTACTTTTCATGGACATTGGCATCAATCTGCTATTTACAATAGCTTACACAGACACATAACACAAATGAGGTTTGATTTTCAAGTTCAACTTCATGGCCAATTAACATACTTCACCTGTATGTTCTGTTCTAGCTGAAGTAAAAAAGTGACACTAATACTGAAAAAGAGGTAATCAGAAGTAGCAAAAGCACTGATAAAGATGATAACAAATAATTTGGATAAATATTCAAGGAAGTAATATTGCACACTTTCACTGTCGACTGTGTAAGACTTTCACTCCCAGGCAGTGACAACCCGTCCTGTTCGGTTTTTTGCTGTCATACTACCTTAAAAAAGGTCATTTTTGGTTTCCATGGCAGTGGAAAAAACTGAAGGAAGACAGCCCTTATTGAACATGAGGCCTAggtttcaaaattaattttccagtctgcaagacagaaaaaaaaagtttagactCTGAAAGTTGAGCCCAACAGTCGCACTTCAAGTTCAATTTTACAGGCTAAGtttaaaacaacacaaaacaataCTATGTATTCTACATTCCAGTTTTACAGACACGGAATTTTTAAGGTGTCTACAagtgctgttcagaaaaaaaaaaaaaaaacaaactgtccCTTTTCaaattgtttgcatttatttaaaaacaaggtTTAGGCAATGAACCACTAACACTTACATCATCACAGGACATATTATATTCTGCCAAAACCGTTCGACATCGGGCTGCTATACTGTGTGGGCTGTGTCAAGGAATGCAGGTAACATAAGGCTTGTACACAAAGTAACAACTGAACAAGCAGTATTAGCATAGACTTCACTAACAGCAGTAACTACAACACTAACAAACACGATCGAAGGATACATTGATGGTGCCACCACTCTTTTATGTATTCCAGCAAAGAACAAGCCTATTAGGGTAATACAGCTAATTGTGAAAAATGGGTGATTCCAAAGTGATGTGAGAAATGACAcctaggaaaaaaagcagattagTCCCACTATATACTTTCTAAAACATACACGCTGTCTACTTcacttaaatttaaaaagaaatactgctcCTAGCCATTTCTAAGTACTTGTGAACAATTCCTTACATAAGCATTCAAGGTGTAGCATTTTGGCAGGCACTGTCCCAGGAGACATTCCACAACAATTCCCGACAGCTTGAGAGCTTAACTAAAAATGATCTCCCAGCTTCATGGGAGAACCACCTTCAGCCTTTCTGTTTTCAAGATACTATAGCACTCGACTGCAACACCAAGCCATGAAACAGACTACATTGGAATCAGTGTGATCTTTACCTTTTGTGTCTCCGGGTCTATTAACCAATTCCAAGCACCGGTTGCTGTGCAGACTGATACCACTATCAGAATCACTGATAAAGAGAATAACAGAGTCATAAACAGTATACCTCACTCctattaaaaagcatttatttttcagcagcagctcttaAGCATTTAATTCTTCTACCACTTCTGAGGGAGAAAAAGCTTCTACTTGGAAGGCAGATGTGAAAATAGGCAAAGAAATTTCTATTGAGTGAAACTGTCAAGACTCTGTACAAGTTTTCTGGACAGGACAAGTAGGTACCAAAATCTAAATTCTATCAAATAAAAACATCCTGaggatttgaaaaaaataaagatgctaAAACAACACAGCTAGCACAAAGGAGTTAAAAGACTGGAATAAGATTTGTACCAAGTGTTCAGTATGCTATTTGAGCTTAGGCAGTCTAGGCAACAGAAATGCAGTGCCATTAAATTGCAGAGCAGAACTAAAGCTTCCATCCTGCTAGCTCTTCTACATAAAAGCCTGAGGCATTAGCACCAGCAGTTTCAGTAGCACAACTAAGTTGTGATATGCTCCCCATCCCAATCAACCCAGTTACAAGCAAGcaaagctgacagaaaaaaaccacaaaatgtaAACGAGTGAGAAGGCATGGCAGATTTAGCACATGAAGATTAGCAAAAACCTCTACACATCCAGGATGGTTCAGAAAGAATAATCAATTCACTGCAAATGGAAAATTAGAGTAACACAAGACACTAGACTGATTTTGAGAGACTACAGAGGGTTGGGGAACAGGGgttggcagaaaaagaaaacaacaaatacagAGAAAGCTCATGTTCTGTTGCACACCCATAAAGCATTGCAGCTTTCACTGGACATTTGGCAGTTCTAAGTGTTTTCTGTGGAGCCTGAAGTTCTGAATGCAAATAGTCTTTTACTggtgggggaaaggggaaaaaaaaaaaaaaaaaaaaccaacacaaaaaagaGACCACCCAGAGTTACCAGCCTTTAGCATCATAGGAAAGAATCTGAAAACAAACCCCAGATATTCATCAAATACTACTTTCAGGTTTGTAAGACTGCTAATTTACTAATGAATTGCATATTCCTTACCGATATTACAAAacgaaaaaattaaaaaataaccataAGAAGTTATGTTTCCAAAAtacagctgagaagaaaaaaaaaaaaaaatctatcaaaacCATAGAGCTTCtctataaaaaatactttttttcaagaATAACAGGATGAAAAGTGAACATTGAGTTAAATACCCCATTATAATTAAagtaaaaagtctctcttttACATGAATTACAAAACTAGCAAAACaagcagttaggaaaaaaaagttagctAGTGAACATAATGCTAGTTATGCAAACCTCATTTAAATATGCTTAGAAGTTTCcagtactacttttttttttaattatatctgACGGGATATAGGAATTCTGGAAGCCAAATGCATTCATACACTAGGTGCACACAAGTTGTGCAGATCTACTTAGAAATATCCGCTTGCCTCCCAATTGCTCTGAAACAAGGGGTTTTGGGGTAGTAGTGTGTGGTTGTTGTGTTTCAGGGTGgggtgggtttttctgttgtttttgctttttaagtaGACATTCCTCCAGTTCCTTCATTTGAGATTAACCTCTTGGCCTCTCAGGAGAAAAGATGCTATTTTATACGTTCTAAAAAATGGCAGTATTCTTTGAGTATAGAAACTCTGGCAGCATCTTAGAACAAAAAAGCAGTCTGTTTCCACCATGGACTATTGATCGCCAAGTTGGCAGCATATCTGGGGTATTTTTTgccttcccccctccttcccactTTCCTGGTAGAACCAAGATGAGGACATATTCTGCCCTTAAGGCACGCTGCTGTAACTTTTTCACCTTCTATTTTGTAGGGACTCTCATGCAATCGTATTCAGTTCAAGTAACTATAGTGACTGTCTAGGAAGTCTaagccttcaaaaaaaaaaaaagcaaaacaaaaaaaccatagcaaaacagaaacaaataaaacaactTACTGTCCCAACCATTGCCAGAATAATTCAGCCTGAAACCAATTCAATCTTGGCCTCATTTTTCTAACTCTGACTAAAGTATCTCTGGTATCTCGTATTATCTTGTTGAAGAATGTTTGAATGTACACCACAAATTTTAAAGAGCATTTAAGCACAGATTTTTGTCTGGGCAAACATAAATCAAAGATAATAGTAAATCTAAAAAGCTTCAAAGACAGAATCCTATTTATCCCTTGGAACATCAAACTTACTTCTCCAACGTCCTGTAGCTGGTTGCAAACATGCAATATATTCAGTAAGTCTTCTTTCAAAAGCTTTGAGATCTGGGGAGAATGTGTATCAAGCAGAATTAGACCTTCATTTATTTagtcaaattttaatgtaaaagatAAAAGGAATTCACTTTTCCTCTGTGCACAGCCGTTTCATAAACAGGCAGAGAAAACCAATGCAATGATCATTTAGATGCAATAAAAGCACAGTTGAAGTAGCTTCACACAACTTTAGCTAAAAAGTACAATGACGGAGTTATACTAAATGCAAGAAACACTCTCACTTACAG
The Athene noctua chromosome 9, bAthNoc1.hap1.1, whole genome shotgun sequence DNA segment above includes these coding regions:
- the CNEP1R1 gene encoding nuclear envelope phosphatase-regulatory subunit 1; translation: MNSLDQAEDLKAFERRLTEYIACLQPATGRWRMILIVVSVCTATGAWNWLIDPETQKVSFLTSLWNHPFFTISCITLIGLFFAGIHKRVVAPSIIAARCRTVLAEYNMSCDDTGKLILKPRPHVQ